The genomic stretch AAAAACTCTATGGAAAAAatcttagtgaaggaaaaagagtacacatatctgtAATACGCTTTATTTGATGCTTCGTTCAAAACCTTACCAGGAAAATCGAGTGGGACAAAACTAAGgctaaaggaaaaagagtacatcgcgtatctTACTCGCCCTCAAGAAAAAATCACTTTATTTATTGAAGACGACGCATTGCAATCTTCTATCTCAATTTCTCAGATGTTGAAGTTGGTAATTCCTTTGAGAACAGATCAACCAAATTTTTACATGAACGAATCTGGTGAATATTAAATTCACCATATTGTTGAAGTTCATGCGTGAAAaaagaactttggtgaaatgtgctttgttctgtCTCCTTTGATGTATCCTCCTTTCAATTGAGTAATGCAAGCAGCATTGTCTTCATATAGTATATTTAGATTATCGTTTTTCATAACAAAACCACACATTTTGTGAATATGCTGAGTCATTGATCTCAACCAAACACATTCCCGTCTAGCTTCATGGAtggctattatctcagcatgatttgaagacgTGGCAGCTATTGTTTGTTTCATTAAACGCCATGATATAACTatacctccatatgtaaacaaaCAGCCTATTTGAGATCGGGCTTTATGTGGATCAGACAAATAACCTGCATCGGCATAGCCAATCATTTCTGGCTTAAATTCATTAGAATAAAACGATCCCATATCTATAGTTCACCGAACACATCTAAATATATGCTTAGCACCATTTCAATGTCTTCTTGTCGGGGAGGAGCTGGATCATGCTAATAAGATTACTACAAAAGCAATATCTAGTCGTGTATTGTTGGCAAGATACATCATTGCCcaaattgcactaagatatggagtttcatcaccaacgagctcttcattattttcttgaGGCCGAACTGGATCTTTATCTATGTCAAGCGATCTCACAACTATatgggtactcaatggatgtgcatTACCCATGTAAAATTGCTTTAAAACCTTTtcagtgtatgttgattgatgcaCAAAAATTCCATTTTGTTACATGCTCAATTTGTAggccaagacaaaattttatcttaccaagatctttcattttaaaTTCTTTCTTCAAACACTCTACAGCCTTTGGAAGCTCTTCAGAGGTCCCAATGATATTCAAGTCATCAACATACCCAGCTATGATAACAAATTCATATCCGAACCTCTTAATAAAGACGCAAGAGCAAAGAGGGTCATTTTTGTACCCTTCCTTTAGCAAATACTTGCTAAGGCGATTGTACCACATCCTCTCTGATTGCTTTGatccgtataaggatttctgAAGCTTTATTGAACAAATTTCCGTTGAACTTTTATGTGCTTCAGGAACTTTAAATACTTTGGGGATTTTCGTAAAACTTTCATTGTCCAATGAGCCATATAAGTAGGTTGTGACAACATCCATTAATCGTATATCAAGATTTTCATAGACTGTCAGATTTATTAGATACCTGAATGTAATTGCATATACCACAAGAGAATATGCCTCCATATAATTAATGTCATGCCTTTGCGAAAACCCTTGTGCCAAAAGTCGTGCTTTATATCTTACGACTCCACCTTTCTCATTTCGTTTTCGCTCAAAACCCATTTGTACCCCACTGGCTTGACACCTTCATGCTTTCGGACTATTAGTCCGAAAATATCACATTTTTCGAGTGAAGCCAATTCCACTTGAATTGCATTTTTCCATTATTTCCAATTATTTCTCTGTCAACATTTATCGACAGATTTTGGCTtaagatcctcatcttgttgcattacTTCAACTGTAAAATTATTgtcaacaacaacattattttggTTCCACCTTCATTTTCATCATTTCCATCTACTTGAACCTCCCGTGAGGTCTTATAAATTGTTATGTCTTTGTGCTCTTCTTGAGAAATTGCCTCCACGTTATGATCAACTTGATCAATTGCTCCTTTCCTTTTTCGGGGATTCTTATCATTGGAAACGATTGGTCTACCATGTTTAAGGCGTGGCATAGACTCATTTGCATTATCATACTGTCCAGCTAGAACATCAACTCGAATTAGAGCATTTGCAGCTATGTAGTAATCTGTGGAAGGTTAGTACATGCATCTGGAAaatgatttgctatattttgcaTATAAATGATCTTTTGAACTTCTTGTTCACATTGACTTGTACGAGGATCCAAATGAAATAAAGATCGCACATTCCAATCTATCTCTTTTTCTATCTGTTTATTTTCTCCCCCAAATGTTAGGAAAACAGATTCATCAAAATGATAATCAGCAAATGCGTTTGTAAGCAAATATCCTGTCATAGGCTCCAGGTATTTAATAATAGATGGATATTCATAACCATCTTTGGAAAGAATCGGCTGCTGGACGGAGTTGTGGGAGGTTATTTACATCATGGGTGAAAGTAGTGAACAACCATATTTACTTATAGTTTTacaacactcccccttggatgtccaaaaatagataatatgcctcgttaaaaccttactaagaTAAAACCCTATGAAAAATATCTTAGTGAAAGAATAAGAGTACACATATTTGTAATACGCTTTATTTGTTgcttcgttaaaaaccttaccaggaAAATCGAGTGAGACAAAACCTAGgctaaaggaaaaagagtacaacgcgtatctTACTCCCCCTCATGAAAACATCACTTTATTTGTCGAAGACGACGCATTCCAATCTTCTGTCTCAACTTCTCAGATGTTGAAGTTTGTAATGCCTTTGAGAAAATATCAACCAAATTTCACATGAACGAATATGTTGAATATTAATTTCACCATCTTGTTGAAGATCATGAGTGAAaaagaactttggtgaaatgtgctttgttctgtCTCCTTTGATGTATCCTCCTTTCAGTTGGGTAATGCAAGTAGCATTGTCTTCATATAGTATAGTTGGATTATCTTTTTTCATAAGAAAACCACATATTTTGTGAATATGCTGACTCATTGATCTCAACCAAACACATTCCCGACTAGCTTCATGAATGGCTATTATCTCAACCTAATTTGAAGATGTGGCACCTATTGTTTGTTTCATTGAATGCCATGATATAGCTATACCTCCATATGTAAAGAAATATCCTATTTGAGATAGGgctttatgtggatcagataaataacctgcttCGGCATAGCTAATCATTTCTGGCTTGAATTCATTAGAATAAAACAATCTCACATCTAAAGTTCCCCGAATATATCTAAATATATGCGTAGCACCATTTCAATGTCTTCTTGTTGGGGAGGAGCTGGATCATGCTAATAAGCTTACTGCAAAAGTAATATCTGGTCGGGTATTGTTGGCAAGATACATCATtgccccaattgcactaagatatggagtTTCATCACCAACAAGATCTTCATCATTTTCTTGaggtcgaaatggatctttacCTATGTCAAGCGATCTCACAACCATTgaggtactcaatggatgtgcgtTATCCATGTAAAATCGCTTTAAAACCtttttagtgtatgttgattgatggacaaaaattccatttGTTACATGCTTAATTTGTAGGCCAAGACAAAAATTTGTCttaccaagatctttcatttcaaattcattCTTCAAACACTCTACAACCTTTGAAGCTCTTTAGCAGTGCCAATGATATTCAAGTCATCAAAATACACAACTATGATGACAAATTCATATCCAAACCTCTTAATAAAGGCACAAGGGAAAATAGCGTCATTTTTGTACCCTTCCTTTAGCAAATACTTGGTAGGGCGATTGTACcactgtaacgatccggccggtcatttcggaAGTTATAgtcctgtttcccccatttctatttcctttatgctcttaagctatattatgatataccgggttagttagttcgggctcggagtggtttcggagtggaatgagacacttagtctcttatttagaaccttaattGGAAACGTCAATCGGatattgacctatatgtaaaagatctcggatttgaattcggaTGGTTCTGTTAgatccgttaggtaattttggacttaggtgtgcgtccgaaatgtgatttggaggtccggggtagaattaggcttgaattggcaaaattgaaaatttggcgatttatggtcggtagtgaaaaatttgatatcggggtcggaatggaatttcggaagttggaatgggttcgtagcatcatttgtgacgtgtgtgaacAATTTGAGTTCATTCGGACGTAGTATGGTTGgcttcggcatcggttgccgaatttgaaaatttagaagttctttggcttgaatccgagggtaatttgatgatttgatatttttttgagtgattcgaaggttcgacaaAGTTTATACATTGATATAtgaatttttggtatttttggttgaggtcccgagggcctcggggtgattctggaAGGTGaatggatttgtcgaagttggaagtGTGAGGCCGCTGGTGCGTGTGGGGAGTTcacaggtgcgggcaatgctgggctaggaaggttgcgcaggtgcgagtgggaggtcgcatatgcgatcccGCAAGTATGAAACCTAGGGCGCAGATGCGAAGAGGGGCATGTTGGGCAggattcgcagaagcggagtatgAGCGCACATGTGCGCTTTCGTAGGCGCGAGAATTtgctgcgcagatgcggaaaaataagaggccaaggctggagcgtaggtgcgaaggatttggccgcacctgcgagcccgcatgtgcgaggcatggagcgcaggtgcgtaaactgggaattaagtggagttcgcggatgcggtgccttgaccgcaggtgcggtcccgcaggcgcgGCAAAAGAGCCCCCTGGTGTGTAAAACTGTGGGCAAAAActataaatagaacccttcacgAATTTggaccattttcaagtcgggttttggagcttttggagtgatctttgaagggtgattcaagggctatcagtgaggtaagttgcttgagcccaaatacttgtatatatggtgattttccgttgtttagtcatagtaattagtgaaaatgaagggttagggcttggaaagtttggagagtaatttaatgatttgaagaagcaaacgttgtcggattttgatgaatttggtatggttagattcgtgagtgaatgagctttctagtttggTGAATTTTCTCGGATTTCgggacgtgggcctgggggccgggtttgagccaatttcaggttttggtctaattttgaagcttttcttgtggaattcattccattagcacgtaTAGATCGTATTAtactgattatgaatagattcggagcatttggaggccgattggAGAGGCAAGAGCTTtgcagggtagagatttgaccggtttgaggtaagtaacgattgtaaatctagtcctgagggtacgaaaccccaaattttgtatcattctactatatttagtgacgcacatgctaggtgacgggtgtgtgggcgtgtactgttgggaattgtgacttggtctatcccgtagcaactgtaaagttgcatactttgttgaaattatatgatacttatatgttttagaaagaatttctgtaaattgggctgaatgtcatgtttgggccttgtgccagtattgtttggacccttaggggccttttcttactatcctctcactgttttcgattgaaaatctgtACTCAgacatgtttatacttgtttacctcataactcagttttatgactctattttgatgcatataaatgttttgggccgaatgcgctattttactgaaatgcccgagtggcttgagaggtttatgagtgagtgaggccgagggcctgattcgtgaggatatttatgtgatcgggctgcacgccgcaacatgttgcatatttatgggatcgggatgcacgccgcagcatgtttgatatcggccgagggcctgattatgaggatgagTATAGATCAAGGCTGcctgcctgcaacatactttattattatagcatgtgagttgtctgtgcagtacgtgagttgtctatgcagattatagcgcttgggctgaaggagcctctccagagtgtgtacacacccccagtgagcgcatgtacctactgagtgcaagtgccaagtgccgagtgccgagtactgagtgactgggaggcatgagtgattgtgaggtatgcccgagtggcaagagtgattgtgaggtatgcccgagtggcacgagtaacTGTGAGGTTTTCTcgatgggctgtatatgagtgatgttttgcccgaggggctgtttatgatttcatcattttttctcacctttgtatttttcctctgtttgaaaactgttgaaaaatatctttaaatgatttttactagaactgggtttaaacgagatgtttttaTTCAAtcttgatttttaaagcatgtggtattctACTAAAATTTcccgatatgaacgttatatgctttattgctcgtcactactgctcagtctttatatATTGTTGTTACTTGCTGGGTTGgggtactcatgttactcccttcaccttgtgtgcagatccaggtgtagctggatacggtaacggttgttgattattttggttgcagattttctcggggatagtaaggtagctgcttggcgaccaCAGCCCTTGCTCTTCTccttcttatcttcctctagttgtatttatctattttccaggctgagttagccttgatattgctagatagattgtagtagatgctcatgactagtgacaccccaatatcgagattttctttttcgcacttttattttgatttgaactcttttacgaaggtttttatgttaaataacattgaaattttcttgaaatgaaaatatcggtttattttggaaatgagttggcttgcctagttccacgaaaggcgccatcacgatcggggttagtttgggtcgtgacagattgatatcaaagcctaggttacataggtctcacgagtcatgagcgggtttagtagagtctttcggatcggtacggagacgtctgtacttatcttcgagaggctgcagaacccttaggaaaatttcactttcttgtattctatcgtgcgaaattgattcggcttgaattccttccacgcattcgtatgcgcacatgagcgctcggtatccattgtgcatcgccagcttgtgattctatgaatgaggttcgaggtgtgtattatgtgttttggtgatgggctagtctagaggacttgaggccaggtttaaaccgtaGTTTTGGCTCGGTATCTTCAATTGTAACATGTACAtttagactcatatgtccggtaatgcccctatgagtggaatttgtggctcgatgagcggtggaatggctttgtgatgagtatgatgtaactgcgggatgtgttaagacaatttgaatatgacgagaagtgtttccttaaaatgtaaaggaaggccattgggcgcttgattttcattttaatgtgacgtacggtctcgagtgtggatgttttgaaggatctttcacgttgttaaattttggggcaatttaaattctcatgtcttatcaatgagtttggactcaagaagagtaagtgattgtgaagtaataatggttgcgaatgggtatttttgatgttgatggctcaagaaagataatcttcgaagagacttagaatcggtaacattttattagttcaggtatgacagagatacatttcgatttgatgcagcagttgggtagcaaagtatgagggaagacatgacgggaagtgtttcgcggtggttgaagtactagcaggtcaagtaggagaagtagaggttgagaagtttcttaaaggagatgatttaaccgaagtaagagtggcagtttagcatatgaattcactagttgGGTAGTcatgcgccttgagaaagtgtagaatggtttggaatcgtgttagtatgtgaatcaGTTTGTAGAccctatttggagtgatggttagtgtacaaaggaaaattgaatagAGCAGAAAGTAGTGTGTTTGtaatgaatagaggcgtgaagatcggattatcgtgtcaggtgcaatatgacttgaatTCGGAAGGTATTATTGATGTACatttgatgtcaatagggaaagtgcagacttatacaaatggtgggcgagcatgaactcaggagaatttacggatttagtgCTCGTTGCACTCAGTacagtgtcattggaagatgtcggtaaggaatttcaCATGTGTGTTATCTCCtatgtgcagctagcggtggcgtgatgttgatgaagcttttgcgaggaatattacttgctacccggtaggatGTCGCGTAtgtgattttggctggagattcaaaatgttcatgaaagtcttaataaaagacttcgagaagtctggtaGATTAACGGTGTGAGACCTTGTTAAttaagaaggagaaatccttacgggttctaattttatataattgcagcttaaggctaagtgggggagtctgctatcgatgagttgattgcacggttatgggtcgtattagtttcggttcggggtatgctggtgaattagttatgacttgcagaggtcgagatcgaggatgactcgggtaaaggaatttttggacacaagttgtattacactctttggttataggaggaccataaattaattgagtggttatttatagagaatgtagtgtacatggagcgggaatttgctcggttgcgtaggagtgtgggttactctttattcccttgggtgttggtgtgctaatggggcacaggtcgtttcggtccgtttggtcggttaatttcagaattgagtagagtggatgactctcgagaatggttccaatggattaaagatttataaatattgctagaaaactgggagttgcattgaccgatgttgagactcgtggcatcttatatcattgtgaattatgcatttcagtatcaagaaggtgaaggaaacagttttagttTCACataagtctcttcggagtaagcagtTTTGGTcttggaacctttgggatacataaaaagggaattcgacggcttataagccttagggcggcgtgattctatgctagagttcatggggtaagttttagttaaggatagtagtgttctaacaaggaaaaaataGCAATTTTAAGGTaatttagaaagaacttggaggaataggacagcttggtagtaggttgggttagcacaataatgggtatgatcggttctttgggtacttatgatgtggctagtatctacaggtgtttcgtggcaatgctttcgaatttggcaacctgtgtggcttggtggaatTAGAGAAATTCAGTTCcgatagcttggttatgttcaaatggatttcaaagtgttcatgatggatTCTACCATGATTTGAACCgaatattttctaccgatgtacggaacgtattatgtgttatgatttcctcctagaaagaagcaagaaagaggtttctaactaataaggtatgtaatttgctagtgactcagagttgataatggaattcttatgcttgtcacatgatggcataatagatgtggtgtggtgtgcgggaataggatttacatgtacaaggtcacagtagagttttgaagggaaggacataaattcttaggcagcatgaacggtttctgatgactaggtaaatgatattactatctggtatagcttgatgagagtgtacatttcaaaaggggcagtgtgttttgatttatgggtacttcgctggtattgcggcactctcctagttgatcgactgttgatattcaaatttttgcgaaGTGGCACTGAAGAAATTTTTTTATGTATTTCTCgtaggatgattgtgtatgagagaggtgttaggaattcgggcggtggaggtggaatcaaatatggtgattcatgtgttctatggaattggagattgggagttcttagGAGCAGAttttttcatggttgtggactgtgaagttgtggcgggagctagccagatgatagaaggtattatgattccatcattgtggacttttggaggtagtttatctattggtggctgaccatagatGATTTGGGgcccataggtaggcccaattaggatgtgtattctacaccgagccggattgattggatccatactgctattgttgaaggatatgccattcggttgatgtgaagcttattcgtgttctgaaattatatgtgagttactcttctatgctacgaggagttgtgattcgttggttatatacacatatggtgtggttctattgtggccttatagcggaatttgagcgagaatagtattggatattgcttggttgatgacgtattggttatgttcttttgggttttatgtggcatggtgtcatttgcttctctgtggttatggtaatgcactttgggtacttactgtcgaattgcgcatggttattgattttagtagggtggcttgaggtgtttcatatggaccaatatttggatagggtcgcgtattacagcagagttatgtggaaatatgatccctcgtgtaagattcgcttgttatggttctgcggtgtgtgataggttcttagcattgcgtcggggtggtactcgtcgagcttgccgAACGGTTCTcctatttgggtcattgttacgattgggtacatttggaatgttgctatctggtgcacggatcgcacgggttatggctttagattgtattgatgtgtcatgtcactagagtggtcgtgttggatgagacgagtTCATTGGGCCTAGAATAGATGCTATcatatttgattgtggtataattgggaggataatatcggaagtcggctttgaaattagCTACAGTTCTTTAGAAGGAAcaggagctccatgacctgttggtataatgaatggttatgaattagGTATGTCCTTTTCATCATCGACAGTGTACGaaagttttagaacgaggttttgtctgatatgaggtttgttaccagcACTAGGTTGATTTaagtcgatactgtgatttgaaatcattgcttcgagcattcaagctatgcggtatttgaatttgagtatttgagtgaTGTTTATggcttttggtacaacttgttcagacttatacagtatgtagatgcgaacttctaatcttataagaaatttcggatgtcggaaatttgatttgaaggcttgtgggctaggttgaattgaggaatttCAGTTGTGCTATGCTatcagacctgtatgggatatggtgacatgggatcacccccgggtatgtgcatgggaaagttacacagccatttcttggcttttggaacaactctcggcacgttcgaggacgaacgtatgtttaagtggggaggatgtaacgacccggccggtcgttttgggagttatagcccctttcccccatttctatttcctttatgctcttaagctatattatgatataccgggttagttggttcgggcccggagtggtttcagagtggaatgagacacttagtctctaatttAGAAccataagttggaaaagtcaaccaaatgttgacctatgtgaaacgatctcggatttgaattctgatggttctgttagcttcgttaggtgattttggacttaggagtgtgtctagaatgtgtttggaggtccgtggtagaattaggcttgaattggcaaaattggaaatttggcaattttcggtcggcagtgaaaaatttgatattggggtcggaatggaattccggaagttggaatgggttcgtagcgtcatttgtgacgtgtgtgcaaaatttgaggtcattcggacgtggtatGGTTCattttggcatcggttgccgaatttggaaatttagaagttcttaggcttgaatccgagggtaatttgatgatttgatgttgttttaagtgattcgaaggttcgactaagtttgtatgttgatatatgacttgttggtatttttggttgaggtcccgagggcctcggggtgatttcgggtggttaacggatttgtcgaagttggaatttgcagcaggagttgctgcttctgctattttcgcacctggggaatgaggagtcgcaggtgcgaggctgctGGTCCACATGGGGAGTTCGCATGTGCGGgtaatgctgggctaggcaggttgcgcaggtgcgagtgggaggtcgcatctgcgagcccgcagatgcgaaacctGGGAGccagatgcggaaaggggaatgctgggcaggcttcgcagaagcggagtataAGCGCGCAGGTGCGCTTTTGCTGGCGCGAGAATTTGTTGTTCTGATGCGAAAAAATGTGAGGCCAAGGGtggagcgcaggcgcgaaggatttggcaGCACTTGTGAGCCCGCATTTGCGAGGCCTGGAGCGCAGGTACGAAAGCTGGGTaattaagtggagttcgcggATGTGGCACCTTGACCGCAGGCACGGAAAAAGaccccgcaggtgcaaaaaacctaggcagaaaccataaatagaacccttggcgaatttggttcatttccaccattttcaagtcgggttttggagctattggagtgatttttgaagggtgattcaaggtctatcagtgaggtaagttacttgagccctaatacttgtatatatattaattttccgttgtttagtcattgtaattagtgaaaatgaagggttagggcttggaatatttgaaaagtaatttaaggatttgaaggaccaaacgatgtcagattttgatgaatttggtatggttagatttgtgagtgaatgagctttctagttttgtgaattttattagatttcgagacgtgggctcggggggcgggtttgagccaatttcggattttggtctaattttgaagcttttcttgtggaattcattccattagcgcgtattgatggtattgtactgattgtgaatagattcggagcatttggaggccgagtccagaggtaagagcattgcggggtagagattttaccggtttgaggtaagtatggattgtaaatctagtcctaagggtacgaaaccccgaatttgtatcattctactatttttagtgacgcacatgctaggtgacgggcgtgtgggcgtgcactgttgggaattgtgacttggtccgtcccgtagcaactgtaaagttgcatactttgttgaaactatatgatacttatatgttttagaaaaaattctgtaaattgggctgaatgccatgtttgggccttgtgccagtgttgtttggacccttaggggccttttcttactatcctctcactattttcgattgaaaatctgtACTCAgacatgtttatacttgtttaccgcataactcagttttatgactctattttgatgcatataaatgttttgggccgaatgctctattttactgaaatgtccgagtggcttgagaggtttatgagtgagtgaggccgagggcctgattcgTGAGGGTATTTAtgtgatcgggctgcacgccgcaacatgttgcatatttatgggatcaggatgcatgccgcagcatgtttgatatcggccgagggccttattatgtggatgagtgtggattggggctgcccgcctgcaacatactttattattatagcacgtgagttgtccgtgcagcatgtgagttgtccgtgcagattatagtgcttgggctgaaggagcccctccagagtttgtactcacccccaatgagcgcatgtacctactgagtgtgagtgccgagtgtcgagtgctgagtgaatgggaggcatgagtgactgggaggcatgagtgattgtgaggtacgtccgagt from Nicotiana tomentosiformis unplaced genomic scaffold, ASM39032v3 Un00116, whole genome shotgun sequence encodes the following:
- the LOC138903902 gene encoding secreted RxLR effector protein 161-like — translated: MGSFYSNEFKPEMIGYADAGYLSDPHKARSQIGCLFTYGGIVISWRLMKQTIAATSSNHAEIIAIHEARRECVWLRSMTQHIHKMCGFVMKNDNLNILYEDNAACITQLKGGYIKGDRTKHISPKFFFHA